The Saccharothrix variisporea genome has a segment encoding these proteins:
- a CDS encoding glutaminyl-peptide cyclotransferase — MSSPQVRDVAQVASARVVALVGADGSSSRALVSVGSELLESVDTPVGSAVRAVAGDGRVRLQVELGDGTRAGGLARVPAGLWQFTVDGDVAVLRDPLTLWEIRRIRVGAGWGACSTGEVVVQSDGTNRLVTRDPRNLVELGSVRITGHWVAAQRLAGLACVQVEGRPQVWALVAGSDWVVRVDPGRGVVTAVASLARIRAEKVGLGGAIGAIAATSEPDVFWVSGAFPYRFKVRLVIGS, encoded by the coding sequence GTGTCATCTCCGCAGGTTCGAGACGTTGCACAAGTCGCGTCGGCGCGGGTGGTGGCATTGGTCGGCGCGGACGGTTCGAGCAGTCGTGCCCTGGTTTCCGTGGGCAGCGAATTGCTGGAGTCGGTCGATACGCCGGTCGGGAGCGCGGTCAGGGCTGTCGCCGGCGACGGTCGGGTGCGACTTCAGGTCGAGTTGGGCGACGGGACGCGGGCGGGTGGCCTTGCCCGGGTGCCGGCGGGACTGTGGCAGTTCACAGTGGACGGTGACGTGGCGGTGCTGCGTGATCCGTTGACGCTGTGGGAGATCCGACGGATTCGGGTCGGCGCGGGGTGGGGCGCGTGCTCCACCGGCGAGGTGGTCGTGCAGAGCGACGGCACGAACAGGTTGGTGACCCGTGACCCGCGGAATCTGGTGGAGCTCGGCTCGGTGCGGATCACGGGTCACTGGGTGGCCGCGCAGCGGCTGGCGGGGTTAGCGTGCGTGCAGGTCGAGGGCAGGCCGCAGGTGTGGGCGTTGGTCGCGGGCTCGGACTGGGTGGTGCGCGTCGACCCGGGGCGCGGTGTTGTGACGGCGGTGGCGAGCCTGGCGCGGATCCGGGCGGAGAAGGTGGGGCTGGGTGGCGCGATCGGTGCGATCGCCGCGACTTCGGAACCGGACGTTTTCTGGGTGTCCGGCGCGTTCCCGTACCGGTTCAAGGTGCGGCTGGTGATCGGATCGTGA
- a CDS encoding C40 family peptidase produces the protein MKLFSAFAAMAVSLVLAAGMLMPHRRADADTDPASCPGAQVDETVGGVHLSPAQTAVIEAILSASKGMGISRRGATIALQTAMQESTLRADVVVGEAVGAFQQIAPGPFSAYAGYDRTDPSAAAKGFFTVLLRRVPGYPTDPRPNHELAQVVQASGAGAALYAKHQSWAEAVTAVSFSGTEPASACAAGPVSVQVVGNTVKLPPQAGVSGTVVAGTAQVAKAIAAALAWLGTPYAWGGGDENGPTRGIRDNGVADAHGDYLKVGFDCSGLTLYAYAQAGVRLTRPSDAQLTGAPLVVPFSRARPGDLLFWGTHHVALYLGVLDSRHLMVEAPASGDVVKVSQVRLGGDFRGLAARPVPQQ, from the coding sequence ATGAAGCTGTTCTCTGCGTTCGCGGCCATGGCGGTGTCACTCGTCCTGGCGGCGGGGATGCTGATGCCGCACCGCCGAGCTGACGCGGATACCGATCCGGCGTCGTGTCCGGGTGCGCAGGTCGACGAGACGGTTGGCGGTGTGCACCTGTCGCCCGCGCAGACGGCGGTGATCGAGGCGATCCTGAGTGCTAGCAAGGGGATGGGCATCTCGCGTCGTGGGGCGACGATCGCGTTGCAGACCGCGATGCAGGAGAGCACGTTGCGTGCCGACGTGGTCGTCGGCGAGGCGGTCGGAGCGTTCCAGCAGATCGCGCCCGGACCGTTCAGCGCCTACGCCGGCTACGACCGCACCGACCCGTCCGCCGCAGCCAAGGGGTTCTTCACGGTGCTGCTGCGCAGGGTTCCCGGCTACCCCACCGATCCGCGCCCGAACCACGAGCTGGCACAGGTGGTCCAGGCCAGCGGAGCGGGTGCCGCGCTGTACGCCAAGCACCAGTCTTGGGCCGAGGCGGTCACCGCCGTGTCGTTCAGCGGCACCGAGCCTGCGTCAGCCTGCGCCGCCGGTCCGGTGTCGGTGCAGGTCGTCGGCAACACGGTGAAGCTGCCGCCCCAAGCCGGGGTGTCGGGCACGGTGGTGGCGGGGACTGCGCAGGTGGCCAAGGCGATCGCTGCGGCGCTTGCGTGGCTGGGAACCCCGTACGCGTGGGGCGGCGGTGACGAGAACGGTCCTACGCGGGGTATCCGGGACAACGGTGTGGCCGACGCGCACGGCGACTACCTCAAGGTCGGCTTCGATTGCAGCGGCCTGACGCTCTACGCCTACGCCCAAGCCGGCGTCCGCCTGACCCGTCCCTCGGACGCGCAGTTGACCGGCGCACCGCTGGTCGTGCCGTTCTCCCGGGCCCGCCCCGGCGACTTGTTGTTCTGGGGCACGCACCACGTGGCCCTCTACCTCGGCGTGCTGGATAGCCGTCACCTCATGGTGGAGGCGCCTGCGTCTGGCGATGTGGTGAAGGTGTCGCAGGTTCGGCTGGGTGGTGACTTCCGCGGTCTCGCGGCCCGTCCGGTTCCTCAGCAGTAG